In Acidaminococcus fermentans DSM 20731, one genomic interval encodes:
- the sfsA gene encoding DNA/RNA nuclease SfsA, which translates to MHYPNITSGTFRSRPNRFIAQVEINGKEETCHVKNTGRCRELLVPGARVYLTASDNPKRKTRYDLVAVEKGPRLINMDSQAPNKVVQEWLEQGGLPGLTRIQPEFRYDQSRFDFYLEQGDRKSFLEVKGVTLEEDGVVRFPDAPTARGAKHLHELIRAAKEGYGAWVFLVIQMENVDHFEPNWRTDPDFGQALLDARSQGVTLLACDCKVTPETLEIGKRVEIVL; encoded by the coding sequence ATGCACTACCCCAACATCACTTCCGGTACCTTCCGTTCCCGGCCCAACCGGTTCATCGCCCAGGTGGAAATCAATGGTAAGGAAGAAACCTGCCATGTGAAGAACACCGGACGCTGCCGGGAACTGCTGGTCCCAGGGGCCAGGGTGTACCTCACCGCCAGTGACAATCCCAAACGGAAGACCCGATACGACCTGGTGGCGGTGGAAAAAGGCCCCCGGCTCATCAATATGGATTCCCAGGCCCCCAACAAGGTGGTCCAGGAATGGCTGGAACAGGGAGGCCTCCCCGGCCTTACCAGAATCCAGCCGGAATTCCGGTACGACCAGTCCCGGTTCGACTTCTACCTGGAACAGGGGGACAGGAAATCCTTCCTGGAAGTGAAGGGCGTCACCCTGGAAGAAGACGGGGTGGTCCGTTTTCCCGATGCCCCCACCGCCCGGGGAGCCAAACACCTCCATGAACTGATCCGGGCCGCCAAAGAAGGGTACGGAGCCTGGGTGTTCCTGGTAATCCAGATGGAAAACGTGGACCATTTCGAACCCAACTGGCGCACCGACCCGGATTTCGGCCAGGCCCTCCTGGACGCCAGAAGCCAGGGGGTCACCCTCCTGGCCTGTGACTGCAAAGTGACCCCGGAAACCCTGGAAATCGGGAAGCGGGTGGAGATTGTGTTATAA
- a CDS encoding MBL fold metallo-hydrolase: MEILFLGTGHAISTRCYNTCYVLRQNERYLLVDGGGGNGILRQLKRARLPWQKIKDIFVTHRHMDHVLGIFWVIRMIVKAMKRGTYVGEARIYGHDEVITLLRSTARLLLDPGDLKFLDTRLHFITVEDGETRKIRGWDVTFFDIHSTKAKQYGYILESNGHKLGCCGDEPMNDHNFTRLSGSQWLLHEAFCLYRERDRFRPYEKHHSTVREACENGDRLQVPNLILYHTEDTHLAQRKELYTAEGKEYYQGNLLIPDDLERVQLW, translated from the coding sequence ATGGAAATTTTGTTTTTGGGTACAGGCCATGCCATCTCCACCCGGTGCTACAACACCTGCTATGTGCTGCGCCAGAATGAACGCTACCTGCTGGTGGACGGGGGCGGGGGCAACGGGATCCTGCGCCAGCTGAAGCGGGCCCGGCTGCCCTGGCAGAAAATCAAGGATATTTTCGTCACCCACCGGCATATGGACCATGTGCTGGGGATCTTCTGGGTGATCCGGATGATTGTGAAGGCCATGAAACGGGGCACCTATGTGGGAGAAGCCCGGATCTACGGCCACGATGAGGTGATCACCCTGCTCCGTTCCACCGCCCGGCTGCTGCTGGACCCGGGGGACCTGAAGTTCCTGGATACCCGGCTCCATTTCATCACCGTGGAAGACGGGGAAACCCGGAAGATCCGGGGCTGGGACGTGACCTTTTTCGACATCCATTCCACCAAGGCCAAACAGTACGGCTACATATTGGAAAGCAACGGCCACAAACTGGGCTGCTGCGGCGACGAACCCATGAACGACCACAATTTTACCCGGCTTTCCGGCAGCCAGTGGCTCCTCCACGAAGCCTTCTGCCTGTACCGGGAACGGGACCGGTTCCGGCCCTATGAAAAGCACCATTCCACCGTGCGGGAAGCCTGCGAAAACGGCGACCGGCTCCAGGTGCCCAACCTGATCCTCTACCACACCGAGGACACCCACCTGGCCCAGCGGAAGGAACTGTACACCGCCGAAGGCAAGGAATACTACCAGGGGAATCTGCTGATTCCCGACGACCTGGAACGGGTGCAGCTGTGGTGA
- the ttdB gene encoding L(+)-tartrate dehydratase subunit beta: MANKVVLHTPIKSEDIENLKIGDIVYLTGKITTCRDVAHRRLIEEGRKLPVDLEGGAIFHAGPIVRPIEGKENAYEMVSIGPTTSMRMEKFEKDFIPQTGVKLIVGKGGMGQDTMDACQKYKTIFCVFPAGCAVVSAVHFKKIIDAQWKDLGMPETLWTSEVEELGPLIVAVDTKGGNLFEENKKTYKKRAEEVYEEIIPNVRFIK, from the coding sequence ATGGCTAACAAAGTTGTGCTGCATACACCCATTAAATCCGAAGACATCGAGAACCTGAAAATCGGGGATATCGTCTATCTGACCGGCAAGATCACCACCTGCCGGGACGTGGCTCACCGCCGTCTCATCGAAGAAGGCCGGAAGCTGCCGGTGGACCTGGAAGGGGGCGCCATTTTCCACGCAGGCCCCATCGTCCGTCCCATCGAAGGAAAGGAAAACGCCTATGAAATGGTTTCCATCGGACCCACCACGTCCATGCGGATGGAAAAATTCGAAAAGGATTTCATTCCCCAGACCGGCGTGAAGCTGATCGTGGGCAAGGGCGGCATGGGCCAGGATACCATGGATGCCTGCCAGAAATACAAGACCATCTTCTGCGTGTTCCCTGCCGGCTGTGCAGTGGTTTCCGCGGTGCATTTCAAGAAGATCATCGATGCCCAGTGGAAGGATCTGGGAATGCCGGAAACCCTGTGGACCAGCGAAGTGGAAGAACTGGGGCCCCTGATCGTGGCCGTGGACACCAAAGGCGGCAACCTGTTCGAAGAAAACAAGAAGACCTACAAGAAACGGGCCGAAGAAGTATACGAGGAAATCATCCCCAACGTCCGGTTCATTAAATAA
- the leuA gene encoding 2-isopropylmalate synthase — translation MMHKPIKKYIPFQGVSLPDRTWPDKTITKPPVWCSVDLRDGNQALVTPMQLEEKLLLFTTLVKIGFKEIEVGFPSASETEYEILRTLIEDNYIPDDVTIQVLVQARPELIKKTFEAVKGAKNVIIHFYNSTSTLQRKIVFRKDMEGITKIAVDGAKLIRELTEKEIAKSGMNIRYEYSPESFTGTETDYAVEICEAVLDTLGATKEKPVIINLPSTVEMSTPNTYADQIEYFIRNLKDRDRAIISLHPHNDRGEGVAATELALMAGADRVEGTLFGNGERTGNVDIVTLALNMYTHNIDPQLDFSHINRIKRICESVTKMKVEPRHPYAGELVFTAFSGSHQDAIRKGFKYMADTNSRYWEVPYLPINPADIHREYEPVIRINSQSGKGGAAFVMQQAVGYYLPKEMHPEFGHMVKEAADEYGDELSASQIVELFNKKYVDYRGKYELGAHKVYDNHEGDEDTSTIFEGDIKADGTEMHISGNGNGPIDAFFNALNKIGVDGFEFINYHEHAISQGSNSKAISYIELKKPDGGHIFGVGIHPNINTASLLGIINAINRAIGQK, via the coding sequence ATGATGCATAAGCCCATTAAAAAGTACATTCCCTTCCAGGGAGTCAGCCTGCCGGACCGTACCTGGCCGGACAAGACCATTACCAAGCCCCCCGTCTGGTGCAGCGTAGACCTGCGGGACGGGAACCAGGCCCTGGTGACCCCCATGCAGCTGGAAGAAAAGCTGCTGCTGTTCACTACCCTGGTGAAGATCGGCTTCAAGGAAATCGAAGTGGGATTCCCCTCCGCTTCTGAAACGGAATATGAAATCCTCCGGACCCTGATTGAGGACAACTACATCCCCGATGACGTGACCATCCAGGTGCTGGTTCAGGCCCGTCCGGAACTGATCAAGAAGACCTTTGAAGCGGTGAAGGGTGCAAAGAACGTGATCATCCACTTCTACAATTCCACTTCCACCCTCCAGCGGAAAATCGTGTTCCGGAAGGACATGGAAGGGATCACCAAGATTGCCGTGGACGGGGCCAAACTGATCCGGGAACTGACGGAAAAAGAAATCGCCAAAAGCGGCATGAACATCCGGTACGAATATTCTCCCGAAAGCTTCACCGGCACGGAAACCGACTATGCAGTGGAAATCTGTGAAGCGGTGCTGGACACCCTGGGTGCCACCAAGGAAAAACCGGTGATCATCAACCTGCCTTCCACGGTGGAAATGTCCACCCCCAACACCTATGCGGACCAGATCGAATACTTCATCCGGAATCTGAAGGACCGGGACCGGGCCATCATCAGCCTGCACCCCCACAATGACCGGGGTGAAGGGGTGGCCGCCACGGAACTGGCCCTGATGGCCGGAGCCGACCGGGTGGAAGGGACCCTGTTCGGCAACGGGGAACGGACCGGGAATGTGGACATCGTCACCCTGGCCCTCAATATGTACACCCACAACATCGATCCCCAGCTGGATTTCTCCCACATCAACCGGATCAAACGGATCTGCGAAAGCGTCACCAAGATGAAGGTGGAACCCCGCCATCCTTACGCCGGGGAACTGGTCTTCACCGCTTTTTCCGGGTCCCACCAGGATGCCATCCGGAAGGGCTTCAAGTACATGGCCGATACCAACAGCCGCTATTGGGAAGTGCCCTATCTGCCCATCAACCCGGCGGATATCCACCGGGAATATGAACCGGTGATCCGGATCAACAGCCAGTCCGGCAAGGGCGGCGCTGCCTTTGTGATGCAGCAGGCGGTGGGGTATTACCTGCCCAAGGAAATGCATCCGGAATTCGGCCATATGGTGAAGGAAGCCGCCGACGAATACGGGGACGAACTGTCCGCCAGCCAGATCGTGGAACTGTTCAACAAAAAATATGTGGACTACCGGGGCAAGTATGAACTGGGGGCCCACAAGGTGTACGACAACCACGAAGGGGATGAGGACACCAGCACCATCTTTGAAGGGGACATCAAGGCCGACGGCACGGAAATGCACATTTCCGGCAACGGGAATGGGCCCATCGATGCCTTCTTCAATGCCCTGAACAAGATCGGGGTGGACGGGTTCGAGTTCATCAACTACCACGAACACGCCATCAGCCAGGGCTCCAATTCCAAGGCCATTTCCTACATCGAACTGAAGAAACCGGACGGAGGCCACATCTTCGGTGTGGGCATCCATCCCAACATCAACACCGCCTCCCTCTTGGGCATTATCAATGCCATCAACCGGGCGATCGGACAGAAATAA
- the ttdA gene encoding L(+)-tartrate dehydratase subunit alpha codes for MSKEAQVKQMTDIMAKFVGYTAKVLPDDVAAKLKELAEKETVPIAKLLYETYAKNQKLAKELNRPSCQDTGVLQYFVKCGTNFPLIGELEGLLKEATVQATFATPLRHNSVETFDEYNTGKNVGKGTPTVFWEIVPDSDTCEIDTYMAGGGCTLPGHAMVLMPGEGYEGVTKFVLERMYTYGPNACPPFLVGVGVATSVETAAVLSKKALMRPLGTHNPNPRAAEMEKLLEEGINKIGLGPQGMTGSASVLGVHIENTARHPSAIGVAVNIGCWNHRRGHIIFDKDLHYTITSHKGAEL; via the coding sequence ATGTCCAAAGAAGCCCAAGTGAAACAAATGACCGACATCATGGCCAAGTTCGTGGGATACACCGCCAAGGTGCTGCCCGATGACGTGGCCGCCAAACTGAAGGAACTGGCCGAAAAGGAAACCGTGCCCATTGCCAAGCTGCTGTATGAAACCTATGCCAAAAACCAGAAGCTGGCCAAGGAACTGAACCGTCCTTCCTGCCAGGATACCGGGGTGCTCCAGTATTTCGTGAAATGCGGCACCAACTTCCCCCTGATCGGGGAACTGGAAGGGCTGCTGAAGGAAGCCACCGTCCAGGCCACCTTCGCCACTCCCCTGCGCCACAACAGCGTGGAAACCTTCGATGAATACAACACCGGCAAGAACGTGGGGAAAGGCACTCCCACCGTGTTCTGGGAAATCGTACCGGATTCCGATACCTGCGAAATCGACACCTATATGGCCGGGGGCGGCTGCACCCTGCCGGGCCATGCCATGGTGCTGATGCCCGGGGAAGGGTATGAAGGGGTCACCAAATTCGTCCTGGAACGGATGTACACCTATGGACCCAACGCCTGCCCGCCCTTCCTGGTGGGGGTAGGGGTGGCCACCTCCGTGGAAACCGCCGCCGTACTCTCCAAAAAAGCTCTGATGCGTCCCCTGGGGACCCACAATCCCAATCCCCGGGCTGCGGAAATGGAAAAACTCCTGGAAGAAGGCATCAACAAGATCGGTCTGGGGCCCCAGGGCATGACCGGCAGTGCTTCCGTCCTGGGCGTCCACATCGAGAACACCGCCCGTCATCCGTCCGCCATCGGGGTGGCTGTGAATATCGGCTGCTGGAACCACCGCCGGGGCCACATCATTTTCGACAAAGACCTGCATTACACCATCACTTCTCATAAGGGGGCTGAATTATAA
- a CDS encoding DMT family transporter, which produces MDQMKGNLLLLLTALIWGSAFVAQSVGMDYVGPFTFNAARNLLATGVLVPVVLAFGGVRQGSLWQRLRPDAVTVKAGLCCGVIMGVASNLQQVGIAQTTAGKAGFITALYIILVPILGRFLGRTVRKILLLCVPMALVGFYLLCVTGDFTISFGDFLVFLCAVFFALHILCVDHFLLKGASGVRVAWIQFAMTFLVSLLGALVWETLPAAGLGPALWAARWPLLYTAGLSSGVAYTLQIVGQKYTDPTTATLIMSLESVFAVLAGWLFLGEVMTLREIIGCGLVFAAVLLAQR; this is translated from the coding sequence ATGGATCAAATGAAAGGAAATCTGCTGCTGCTGCTGACGGCCCTGATCTGGGGCAGCGCTTTTGTGGCCCAGAGCGTGGGCATGGATTATGTGGGGCCCTTTACCTTCAACGCGGCCCGGAACCTTTTGGCTACCGGGGTGCTGGTACCGGTGGTGCTGGCCTTCGGGGGCGTCCGCCAGGGGAGTCTGTGGCAGCGGCTGCGGCCCGATGCCGTGACGGTGAAGGCGGGGCTGTGCTGCGGGGTCATCATGGGGGTGGCCAGCAACCTCCAGCAGGTGGGGATTGCCCAGACCACCGCCGGAAAGGCTGGTTTCATCACCGCCCTGTACATCATCCTGGTGCCCATCCTGGGCCGGTTCCTGGGGCGGACGGTGCGGAAAATCCTGCTGCTGTGCGTACCCATGGCCCTGGTAGGGTTCTACCTGCTCTGCGTCACCGGGGATTTCACCATATCCTTCGGGGATTTCCTGGTGTTCCTGTGTGCGGTGTTCTTTGCCCTCCACATCCTGTGTGTGGACCATTTCCTGCTGAAAGGGGCCAGCGGGGTGCGGGTGGCCTGGATCCAGTTCGCCATGACCTTCCTGGTGTCCCTCCTGGGAGCCCTGGTGTGGGAAACCCTGCCCGCCGCCGGTCTGGGCCCTGCCCTGTGGGCGGCCCGGTGGCCCCTGCTGTATACGGCGGGGCTTTCCAGCGGGGTGGCCTATACCCTCCAGATCGTGGGGCAGAAGTACACCGACCCCACCACCGCCACCCTGATTATGAGCCTGGAATCGGTGTTTGCGGTGCTGGCCGGGTGGCTGTTCCTGGGAGAAGTGATGACCTTGCGGGAAATCATCGGTTGCGGGCTGGTGTTTGCCGCCGTGCTGCTGGCGCAGCGGTAG
- a CDS encoding SLC13 family permease has protein sequence MKKRIYLWLGPGLMLLCRWLLADGFGASGAWAIGVSLWMIFWWITRPVGLTVTALLPVVANAFLSLAPMDRVLAQYASSSIVLLFAATLLTLPWEPIGLDHRIALRCLAFIGPSMKSQITVWFLASVLFSIVLPNAVVVAIFTPTALAMVKAAGYRGSDPAAAPILCAIAFGSVVGGVGTPVGGAMDVIAAALYQQATGEEFLFTRWFLAFLPYLALTTLATLGVQLVRKEPVEQLQGTRDYFLEECRQMGPMTREEKICLGLFGLALTGSFLRPLYAGLLPGLLPAYLYGSLGFLLFFLDGKDGKPLLTWKQVQEHMIWGVLILFAGGLAMGILLEASGANGQLARWAGKQALAPGLPLAAGIVGLAAFLSEVSSITISSALTIPLVITYTHSAGLPLLPWWMTAVMGFNGAFLLPTGIRAIPCGAGLAPATLFRRGLPLCLVRVLCAVVMGWLAG, from the coding sequence ATGAAGAAACGGATTTATCTCTGGCTGGGGCCCGGGCTGATGCTGCTGTGCCGGTGGCTGCTGGCTGACGGGTTCGGGGCATCCGGGGCCTGGGCCATCGGGGTGTCACTGTGGATGATCTTCTGGTGGATCACCCGGCCGGTGGGGCTTACGGTGACGGCCCTGCTGCCGGTGGTGGCCAATGCATTTCTCTCCCTGGCTCCCATGGACCGGGTGCTGGCCCAGTATGCCTCCAGCAGCATCGTGCTGCTTTTTGCCGCCACCCTGCTGACCCTGCCCTGGGAACCTATCGGCCTGGACCACCGGATCGCCCTCCGGTGCCTGGCCTTCATCGGACCCAGCATGAAAAGCCAGATTACCGTGTGGTTCCTGGCGTCGGTGCTGTTTTCCATCGTGCTGCCTAATGCGGTGGTGGTGGCCATCTTTACCCCCACGGCCCTGGCCATGGTGAAGGCGGCCGGATACCGGGGCAGCGATCCGGCGGCAGCTCCCATCCTGTGCGCCATTGCTTTCGGTTCCGTGGTGGGGGGCGTGGGGACCCCGGTGGGAGGGGCCATGGACGTGATCGCCGCGGCTCTTTACCAGCAGGCCACCGGGGAGGAATTCCTGTTCACCCGCTGGTTCCTGGCCTTTCTGCCCTACCTGGCCCTGACCACCCTGGCCACCCTGGGGGTCCAGCTGGTCAGGAAAGAACCGGTGGAACAGCTCCAGGGGACCCGGGACTATTTTCTGGAAGAGTGCCGGCAGATGGGGCCCATGACCCGGGAAGAAAAAATCTGTCTGGGGCTGTTCGGACTGGCCCTGACTGGATCCTTCCTGCGGCCGCTGTACGCCGGTCTGCTGCCCGGGCTGCTGCCGGCCTATCTTTACGGCAGCCTGGGGTTCCTGCTGTTTTTCCTCGACGGGAAGGACGGGAAGCCCCTCCTGACCTGGAAACAGGTCCAGGAGCACATGATCTGGGGGGTGCTGATCCTGTTCGCCGGGGGCCTGGCCATGGGGATCCTGCTGGAAGCCTCCGGAGCCAACGGGCAGCTGGCCCGGTGGGCCGGAAAACAGGCCCTGGCACCGGGACTGCCTCTGGCGGCGGGAATCGTGGGGCTGGCGGCCTTTCTCTCGGAAGTATCCAGCATCACCATTTCCTCGGCTCTCACCATCCCCCTGGTGATCACCTATACCCACAGCGCCGGCCTGCCGCTCCTGCCCTGGTGGATGACGGCGGTGATGGGGTTCAACGGGGCCTTCCTGCTGCCCACCGGCATCCGGGCCATCCCCTGCGGCGCCGGCCTGGCTCCGGCCACCCTGTTCCGCCGAGGCCTGCCCCTGTGCCTGGTGCGGGTCCTGTGTGCGGTGGTGATGGGGTGGCTTGCGGGCTGA
- a CDS encoding radical SAM protein → MTQCTLCPHECRVDRQETAGAPGTLGWCRMPWRPRAARAALHLWEEPCISGTSGGSGTVFFSGCTLQCVFCQNSEISSGGKGWEVTADDLRRIYRDLIARGAHNINLVTPTHFLPTILESLEPKLPVPVVYNCGGYEKVETLWQLEGKVQIYLPDLKYVSEEAAWRYSHARNYFAVATAAIREMFRQTGPYEMDETTGLLKKGVIIRHMILPGMTEDSKRIIDWVAENFAPGQVLFSLMRQYVPCGQAKEGKYPEIGRPLAEEEYQEVEDYLFQSPIEDGFVQEAGSADSQFIPPFDGTGIKKV, encoded by the coding sequence ATGACCCAATGTACTCTTTGTCCCCATGAATGTAGGGTGGACCGGCAGGAAACCGCCGGGGCCCCGGGCACCCTGGGGTGGTGCCGGATGCCCTGGCGGCCCCGGGCGGCCCGGGCGGCTCTCCATCTGTGGGAGGAACCCTGCATCAGCGGCACTTCCGGGGGCAGCGGCACCGTGTTCTTTTCCGGCTGCACTCTCCAGTGCGTGTTCTGCCAGAACAGCGAGATCAGCAGCGGAGGAAAGGGCTGGGAAGTGACCGCTGATGATCTGCGCCGGATCTACCGGGACCTGATCGCCCGGGGGGCCCACAACATCAACCTGGTGACGCCCACCCATTTCCTGCCCACCATCCTGGAATCCCTGGAGCCCAAACTGCCGGTGCCGGTGGTGTACAACTGCGGGGGCTACGAAAAGGTGGAGACCCTCTGGCAGCTGGAAGGGAAGGTCCAGATCTACCTGCCGGACCTGAAATACGTCAGCGAAGAAGCTGCCTGGCGGTACAGCCACGCCCGGAATTATTTTGCCGTGGCCACCGCCGCCATCCGGGAAATGTTCCGGCAGACCGGTCCCTACGAAATGGATGAAACAACCGGCCTGCTGAAAAAAGGGGTGATCATCCGGCACATGATCCTGCCGGGCATGACGGAGGACAGCAAGCGGATCATCGACTGGGTGGCGGAGAATTTCGCCCCCGGCCAGGTGCTGTTCAGCCTGATGCGCCAGTATGTGCCCTGCGGGCAGGCCAAAGAGGGAAAGTATCCGGAAATCGGCCGTCCCCTGGCAGAAGAGGAGTACCAGGAAGTGGAAGACTACCTGTTCCAGAGCCCCATCGAGGATGGCTTCGTCCAGGAGGCCGGTTCCGCCGACAGCCAGTTCATCCCGCCCTTCGATGGGACGGGAATAAAAAAGGTCTGA
- a CDS encoding phosphoribosylaminoimidazolecarboxamide formyltransferase: MKELKLKYGCNPNQIPARIFMESGADLPITVLNGRPGYINFLDAFNSWQLVRELRRATGLPAAASFKHVSPAGAAVGLPLTDTLKKIYSVEGMELSPLACAYARARGADRMSSFGDFVALSDVCDKATALVLQHEVSDGVIAPGYEPEALEILSAKKKGKYNVIQIDPAYEPEELETKQVFGITFEQKRNNDHITEELLQNRPTKNKEIPENARRDLLIAMITLKYTQSNSVCYVKDGQTIGVGAGQQSRIHCTRLAGDKADKWWLRQCPKVLNLPFKADIRKPDRDNTIDVYTSDDWEDVLADGVWENFFTEKPEPMTREERKAWIAKNTGVALGSDAFFPFGDNIERAHRSGVEYIAQTGGSIRDDNVIETCDKYNIAMAMTGVRLFHH, translated from the coding sequence ATGAAAGAACTGAAACTGAAGTATGGCTGCAATCCCAACCAGATCCCGGCCCGGATCTTTATGGAGAGCGGGGCGGACCTGCCCATTACGGTGCTCAACGGCAGACCCGGATACATCAACTTCCTGGATGCCTTCAACAGCTGGCAGCTGGTGCGGGAACTCCGGAGAGCCACCGGACTGCCGGCTGCCGCTTCCTTCAAGCATGTAAGCCCGGCCGGGGCTGCCGTGGGCCTGCCTCTGACGGATACCCTGAAGAAGATCTATAGTGTGGAAGGCATGGAACTGTCTCCGCTGGCCTGCGCCTATGCCCGGGCCCGGGGTGCGGACCGGATGAGCTCCTTCGGGGATTTCGTGGCCCTGTCCGACGTGTGCGACAAAGCCACGGCCCTGGTGCTCCAGCATGAAGTTTCCGACGGGGTCATTGCTCCCGGGTATGAACCGGAAGCCCTGGAAATCCTGTCCGCCAAGAAAAAGGGCAAATACAATGTGATCCAGATCGACCCGGCCTACGAACCGGAAGAACTGGAAACCAAGCAGGTATTCGGCATCACCTTCGAACAGAAACGGAACAACGACCACATTACGGAAGAACTGCTCCAGAACCGTCCCACGAAGAACAAGGAAATCCCGGAAAATGCCCGGCGGGATCTGCTGATCGCCATGATCACCCTGAAATACACCCAGTCCAACTCCGTGTGCTATGTGAAGGACGGCCAGACCATCGGTGTGGGCGCCGGCCAGCAGTCCCGGATCCACTGCACCCGTCTGGCCGGGGACAAGGCGGACAAATGGTGGCTGCGCCAGTGCCCCAAGGTGCTGAACCTGCCCTTCAAGGCGGATATCCGGAAACCGGACCGGGACAACACCATCGATGTGTACACCTCCGACGACTGGGAAGATGTGCTGGCGGACGGCGTATGGGAAAACTTCTTCACGGAAAAACCGGAACCCATGACCCGGGAAGAACGGAAAGCCTGGATCGCCAAAAACACCGGCGTAGCCCTGGGATCCGATGCCTTCTTCCCCTTCGGGGACAACATTGAACGGGCCCACCGGAGCGGGGTGGAATACATTGCCCAGACCGGCGGCAGCATCCGGGACGACAATGTGATCGAAACCTGCGACAAATACAACATCGCCATGGCCATGACCGGCGTACGGCTGTTCCATCATTGA
- a CDS encoding ATP-binding protein: protein MTMNLSQWDDKTEITVEELAGLSPDQRFLADIRDPAAFDRGTVPGAMNLNPLALQEGSVDLPEDRLIVLVCMWGKISLGLAANLRDQGYTAVSLAGGYSLWLQKRLERENALAAEDSQRLKRIESSLRRKYKRRISSKFVQAICDYAMIQPGDKIAVCISGGKDSMLMAKLFQDLKRHNKIPFDLVFLCMDPGYNAMNRKIIEENAKLLQVPLTFFSTEIFEAVFHVEDSPCYLCAKMRRGYLYRKARELGCNKIALGHHFDDVIETNLMSMLYSGAIRTMLPRLKSTSCPGMELIRPLYYVREEDIKSWRDENGLYFIQCACKFTETCSTCHTDGTTDSKRLEVKKLIAALAEKNPQVPANIFHSLENINLDTVLKYKQNGKEHSFLEEM, encoded by the coding sequence ATGACCATGAATCTTTCCCAGTGGGATGACAAAACTGAAATCACCGTGGAGGAACTGGCGGGTCTCTCCCCGGACCAGCGGTTCCTGGCGGACATCCGGGATCCGGCGGCCTTTGACCGGGGCACGGTGCCCGGCGCCATGAACCTGAACCCCCTGGCGCTCCAGGAAGGCAGCGTGGACCTGCCGGAAGACCGGCTCATCGTCCTGGTGTGCATGTGGGGGAAGATCAGCCTGGGCCTGGCCGCCAATCTCCGGGACCAGGGATACACCGCTGTTTCCCTGGCAGGGGGCTACTCCCTGTGGCTCCAAAAACGGCTGGAACGGGAAAACGCCCTGGCGGCGGAAGATTCCCAGCGGCTGAAACGGATCGAATCCTCCCTGCGCCGGAAATACAAACGGCGGATTTCCAGCAAATTCGTCCAGGCCATCTGTGATTACGCCATGATCCAGCCCGGGGACAAGATTGCCGTGTGCATTTCCGGAGGCAAGGATTCCATGCTTATGGCCAAGCTGTTCCAGGACCTGAAGCGCCACAACAAGATTCCCTTCGACCTGGTGTTCCTGTGCATGGATCCGGGGTACAATGCCATGAACCGGAAGATCATCGAGGAAAACGCCAAACTGCTCCAGGTGCCCCTCACCTTCTTTTCCACGGAAATCTTCGAAGCGGTGTTCCATGTGGAGGATTCCCCCTGCTACCTGTGCGCCAAGATGCGCCGGGGGTATCTGTACCGGAAAGCCCGGGAACTGGGCTGCAACAAGATCGCCCTGGGCCACCATTTCGACGACGTAATCGAGACCAATCTCATGAGCATGCTCTATTCCGGCGCCATCCGCACCATGCTCCCCCGGCTGAAAAGCACCAGCTGCCCGGGGATGGAGCTGATCCGGCCCCTGTACTACGTCCGGGAGGAGGACATCAAGAGCTGGCGGGACGAAAACGGCCTGTATTTCATCCAGTGCGCCTGCAAGTTCACGGAAACCTGCTCCACCTGCCACACCGACGGGACCACCGATTCCAAGAGGCTGGAAGTGAAGAAGCTGATCGCCGCCCTGGCGGAAAAGAATCCCCAGGTCCCGGCCAACATCTTCCACAGCCTGGAAAACATCAACCTGGACACGGTATTGAAATACAAGCAGAACGGAAAGGAACATTCTTTTCTGGAGGAAATGTGA